AGACCGCGAGGGCCTCTCCGCGGCCGGTGCCGCGCCGCGGCAGGTCCAGCTCGACCTGGCGTATCTCGCCGTCGCGGCGGGTGTCGCGGGCCATCTGCAGCATCGGCTCGACGGCGAGCTTCCCGCCGCGTACGAGTCCGAGTGCGTACGCCGCCGAGCTCGCCTTGACCACGCTGTCGGCCTCGTCGAGGACGACGGCTGAGGAGCGGAGCACGGAAAGCACCGTGTCCACGCCGGGTGGCAGTACGGGATCGGTGTGCAGGGAGGTCCGGGTGGGGCGTTTCTGGTCGCGCTCGCTCCATCGGAACGCCAGCATGGCGATGACACCGGTGCACACCCCGGCGATCGCTGCCGCTGCGGCGACCGCCGCGTTCACGTCCATGCCTCAAGGTTATGCGCCGAGTAAGAGCCGGTCACAGCCGTACGGGTGCTCGCTCGAACACTCGTCGCCCAGAGTTCACCGTGGGGACGGTGCCGGTTCACTTCCTCCGGCCGGTCCGGGGCGCGGGTGATCAAGGATGCGGTGACGCGTCGCCCACAGTTCACCTTGATGACGGTGGTCATTCATGTGGGGTGCCGGAAACGGACGCGTCCGGGCCGCACCGTGGGAGCGTAGGGGCCAGCCCCCTGAGACGTACCGAGAGAGGGACAGCCACATGCGGGACGCGTACCACGAGGAACTTGACTCGATCGGCGACAGCCTGGTCGAGATGGCCCGCCTCGTCGGGTCCGCGATCGGGCGCGCCACGACGGCCATGCTCGACGCCGACCTGAAGATGGCGGAGAGCGTGATCGCCGCCGACCAGAAGGTCGACGATCTGCAGCACGACCTGGAGGCGCGTGCGATAGCCCTGCTGGCGCGCCAGCAGCCGGTCGCCACGGATCTGCGCATCGTGGTCACCTCGCTGCGCATGAGCGCCGATCTGGAGCGCTCGGGCGACCTCGCCCAGCACGTCGCGAAGCTGGCGAGGCTCCGCTTCCCCGACTCGGCGGTGCCGCGGGACCTGCACGCCACGATCCTGGAGATGGGCCAGCTCGCGCAGCGCCTGATGGCGAAGGCGGCGGAGGTCATCATCACCAAGGACGTCGACCTGGCGCTCCAGCTGGAGCAGGACGACGACGAGATGGACCATTTGCACCGCACGCTGTTCCAGCACCTGATGGACGACCGTTGGAAGCACGGCATCGAGACGGCCGTGGACGTGACGCTCCTCGGCCGCTACTACGAGCGCTTCGCGGACCACGCGGTGTCGGTCGCGAAGCGGGTCGTGTACCTGGTCACGGGCGAGCACGCGGACGAGATACAGCCGGTGGGGCAGGCGCCGGTGGAGGGGGCGTAGGTCCTTTGTCGGCCGTGTGTGCCCCGCGCGATGTCAGGTTGTCGCGCGGGGCACGACGCTGTCCGGCCGCGGTGTCAGCGGGTCAACCGCAGCCGCCGCCGCACTGGCAGGAACCGCCCGACTGGCAGCCGCAGCTGCACCCCGGGCCGCATCCGCAGGACGCCAGCGGGACTTCGGGAACGTGTATGCGCGTGGGGGACTCTGCCATGGTCTCCTCCTCGTAGGCGTACGACGTACTGCCTGTTTCCCATTCCATGCCCACGGGGACGGGGCGCATCAACGGCGCACGCGTGCGCGGGCATGCCGGGATCTTTGCTGGAACCCGCGTGCGACACGGCGGGCACGCGCGAACATCCCCTCATGCCCAAGAAGAAACAACGAAGCAGGAAGAGCCAGAAGGCGAGTACCGGCAGACGCCCGTCCCGCCCGTCCCGCCCGTCCCGCCCGTCCCGCCCGTCCCGCCCGGCCGGGCCGGCCGGCCCGGCCGGCGAGAAGGCGATCCTGCTGTGCCACGACATGGCGGTGTACGAGAACTTCGAACGCTGCGCCCGGCGCATCTTCGAGGTCCTCCGGAACGCGGAAGACCGGATGCCCGGCAAGCCCCGTCACCTCTTCCTCAAGGTGCAGGGCCACCGCAACGACGCCGGCGGCTACGACCGCGACGCCATCGAGATCATCCGGGAGTTCGGCATGGGGTACCTGCTCCCGTACCTGACGGAGCTGACGACGCCGTTCCACAGGCTCGGGAACCCCGACGGGCAGCGCGACGACGTGCCGGACGAACTGCGGATCGCGTACCCCGAGGACGCTGGGTCGGATGCGGGCTTCTGGTACGACGTGAATCTCCTCCCGCTGCGCCCGCGCGGGACGACGGAGAACGCGAGGAAGACGCCGCCGAAGCTCGCGGCGATAGCCGACTACCTGGGGATGGACCCGGCGTGCCTGATCTGCTGGGGCACCCCGGTCGACCGGGCGCACGCCGTGCCGACGTCGCTCGGCGGCTCGATGGACGTCCGTAACTTCGCCCTGCTCTGCCCGGACCACCACCGCCAGGCACCCGACATCGCCGACGCGGAGGCGTTCTGGGCGTGGGTGGACTACGCGGAGATCAGGGACTCGGGCAGCAAGTGGAACGGGGCGGCGCCGGAGGTCCAGGAGTGGGTGCGCGCGCACGGCGGCAGGACGGAGCCGAAGGACCGCGGGGACATGGAGTTCCTGGCCGCCGTACGGTTCGAGCTCCAGCACCTGTACGGCTGGGCCGACGCGGACTTCGAGAACATGTCCTGGGACCTTCTCCAGGAGTACCACCAGGTCCTGGAGGCGGCGACGGGCAAACACTTCGGCGTGGAGAAGAAGGTCGCCACGCACGCGTGGGCGTACCACATCGCGAGGCGCCGCCTGGCGAAGCGCAGGGGCGAGACGGGCCCCATGCCGTCCGACCACCCGTGGACGGGAATCTGGCCGGTCCCCTGATCACCGGTCCGGCCAACGCACCGATCCAGCTTCGCCCCAGTCCGACCTGCGAATCGCTTGAGCCGCGCATCGATTCGGCCCCCAGGGAGCACATTGTTGCCAACCACAGGTAATCGGGCGGCCACGGCGCGGAGTTCTGGGTTAAACAGGAAGGCCGGGACGTCACTTCACGTGCAGGGGGCCTGGCCGATGGTGCTGACGATCAACGTAGCGGTGCTCCTGGCCGTCATCCTCTTCTTCCTGCTGCGCCGCAAGGTGCAGGCCAGGAGCCGGAGCGACCAGATGGTCACGATGGCGCTCGCGGTGGCGTTCGGAGTGGTGGTGGCCCCCACGGACTTCGGCCAGAGCATCCTGAACGCGGTGGGCCAACTCGCGGAGGGCATCACGGATTCGGGGTCGCCGTGAGGCGCCCCGCTCCCCTACGGGCTCTCGCCGAGGTCCTTGACCATGACCGCGTACACCGGTGAATCGGCGAACGGCTGCTGCTCGCCGACTCTGGCGTAACCCCATATCTCGTAGAGCGCCTGCACCTTGGGGTGCGTGACGTCGACCAGCAGCACGGCGATGTCTTCGGTGCGTTCCTCAACCAGCGCCTCGTGCAGTCGATCGGCGATCCCCCGCTTGCGCCAAGCCGGGCGCACCATCACCTCGGACACGGCGTAGGTGGAGGAGCAGTTGTCGCTCGGCTTGTAGGGGGTTGAGCGCCACCACTCCCGGCCCGGTACGAGCGGAGCGCCGTAGGCGAAGCCGGCCGGTTCATCTCCCTCGTACGCCACCACACAGGAGAAGCCGTCCATGGCGGTCCAGTGGTCGACGAACCAGGCGAAGCGCTGGTGGAAAGGGTCATCCATCTGGTCGGCGTAGGCGTCGGTGTGGACGTCGATGAGCATCTGCCGGAAGCCTTCGGGGAGGCTTCCGCGCTGGAAGTGCTTCAGGTCGGTCACGCCCGGCTCCATTCGGTCCGCATGCGGTCTGCCCAGTCTCGTGCGTAGGAAGTGGAAGGGGCCATGACGAACAGGCTTCGGTGGAAGTCGCCCATGAGAGTACGCATACGGCCGGGCATCGGGTCCCCACTCATGATCGTGAAAACGTCGTTGGCCGAGGCTGTGGCCTGTTCGGCCTCGCCCTGGTGGAGTTGCGCCAGGGCAAGCTGGGCGGTCGCGAGGGCCCGGTTGCGCCGGAACGCGGCCGGGATCCTGGCCAGGGCGTGGTGCGCCATCGCTTCGGCTTGAGGGTGGCGTCCGGTGTTGTACTGCACGACTGCGGCGAGGTGGTCGAGTTCGGCCCGTCCGTAGAAAGCCGTCCAACGTGGTCGCTCGTGTTCCGCCGCCTTCGTGAAGGTGTCCTGGGCCGATCCCAGTGAGCGCAGGCCCGCACGGCCGTCACCCAGCGCTGCGTAGGCCAGAGCGACACGGACCCGGCCCAGCGAACCGAAGAACGGATCGCGACGCGCTGCGGAGGAGGCTTGTGCGGCCTGAGCTGCCGCGAGTGCGTCGGGCCAGTTTTGCCGCTGGTAGGCGAGCATCGAAAGGTTGACCCACACCCGCATCGCTGTAAGGGCGTCTTGCGAAAGTCCGGCGTACGTCGCCGCTTCGTTCAGGTAGCCCTGGGCCCGGTCGAGGTTGCGGGCGTCGATGCAGGACCACGCGGCGATGGTGGTGTACTCGGCAGCCAGTGCGTACAACGACCGGCGGACGCGTTCGCCGGCGTTGCGCTGCTGGAGTTCCAGGACCCTGTTGCGTCCCCGGGCGGCGGCCGTTTCCAGTTC
The sequence above is a segment of the Streptomyces sp. Je 1-369 genome. Coding sequences within it:
- the phoU gene encoding phosphate signaling complex protein PhoU, which translates into the protein MRDAYHEELDSIGDSLVEMARLVGSAIGRATTAMLDADLKMAESVIAADQKVDDLQHDLEARAIALLARQQPVATDLRIVVTSLRMSADLERSGDLAQHVAKLARLRFPDSAVPRDLHATILEMGQLAQRLMAKAAEVIITKDVDLALQLEQDDDEMDHLHRTLFQHLMDDRWKHGIETAVDVTLLGRYYERFADHAVSVAKRVVYLVTGEHADEIQPVGQAPVEGA
- a CDS encoding GNAT family N-acetyltransferase; the encoded protein is MEPGVTDLKHFQRGSLPEGFRQMLIDVHTDAYADQMDDPFHQRFAWFVDHWTAMDGFSCVVAYEGDEPAGFAYGAPLVPGREWWRSTPYKPSDNCSSTYAVSEVMVRPAWRKRGIADRLHEALVEERTEDIAVLLVDVTHPKVQALYEIWGYARVGEQQPFADSPVYAVMVKDLGESP
- a CDS encoding helix-turn-helix domain-containing protein, translating into MAVNAVLKRRMEELGLTQEELAGRMNSALAEITGRPGDVSDRSIRNLLNGVTRRPIGRTCAALERVFGCPVEDLGFSAPRTMQHSQEARVRRRSFLASTTGSAAAAIPMVAQRRTVGMPDVARVAAGMGALVDADDRQGGHVELETAAARGRNRVLELQQRNAGERVRRSLYALAAEYTTIAAWSCIDARNLDRAQGYLNEAATYAGLSQDALTAMRVWVNLSMLAYQRQNWPDALAAAQAAQASSAARRDPFFGSLGRVRVALAYAALGDGRAGLRSLGSAQDTFTKAAEHERPRWTAFYGRAELDHLAAVVQYNTGRHPQAEAMAHHALARIPAAFRRNRALATAQLALAQLHQGEAEQATASANDVFTIMSGDPMPGRMRTLMGDFHRSLFVMAPSTSYARDWADRMRTEWSRA